The proteins below come from a single Triticum aestivum cultivar Chinese Spring chromosome 5D, IWGSC CS RefSeq v2.1, whole genome shotgun sequence genomic window:
- the LOC123120003 gene encoding calcium-dependent protein kinase 28, whose protein sequence is MQPDPKGPGREKAHARLPPPVTAPSVGRPASVLPHKTANVRDHYRIGKKLGQGQFGTTYLCVAKEDGGEYACKSIPKRKLLCREDYEDVWREIQIMHHLSEHPNVVRIRGAYEDALFVHLVMELCAGGELFDRIVAKGHYSERAAAQLIRTIVGVVEGCHSLGVMHRDLKPENFLFASTAEDAPLKATDFGLSVFYKPGDKFADVVGSPYYVAPEVLLKCYGPEADVWSAGVILYILLCGVPPFWAESESGIFKQILRGKLDLETEPWPSISDSAKDLVRKMLIRDPTKRETAHEVLCHPWIVDDSVAPDKPIDSAVLSRLKHFSAMNKLKKMALRVIAESLSEEEIGGLKELFKMIDTDNSGTITYEELKDGLKRVGSDLMEPEIQSLMDAADIDNSGSIDYGEFLAATLHVNKLEREENLVSAFAFFDKDGSGFITIDELSQACEKFGLSDVHLEDMIKDVDQNNDGQIDYSEFAAMMRKGNAGGSSGTSGAVGAGRRTMRNSLHVNLGEILRPGGTT, encoded by the exons ATGCAGCCGGACCCTAAAGGCCCGGGGAGGGAGAAGGCGCACGCTCGGCTGCCGCCGCCGGTGACGGCGCCGTCGGTGGGGCGGCCGGCGTCGGTGCTGCCGCACAAGACGGCGAACGTGCGCGACCACTACCGCATCGGGAAGAAGCTGGGGCAGGGGCAGTTCGGCACGACGTACCTGTGCGTGGCCAAGGAGGACGGCGGCGAGTACGCGTGCAAGTCCATCCCCAAGCGCAAGCTGCTGTGCCGCGAGGATTACGAGGATGTCTGGCGCGAGATCCAGATCATGCATCACCTGTCGGAGCACCCCAATGTGGTTCGCATCCGCGGCGCCTACGAGGACGCCCTCTTCGTGCACCTGGTCATGGAGCTctgcgccggcggcgagctcttcgaCCGCATCGTGGCCAAGGGCCACTACAGCGAGCGTGCCGCTGCCCAACTCATCAGGACGATCGTGGGGGTGGTAGAGGGGTGCCACTCGCTCGGTGTCATGCATCGGGACCTCAAGCCGGAGAACTTCCTCTTCGCGAGCACGGCCGAGGACGCCCCACTCAAGGCTACGGACTTTGGGCTTTCCGTCTTCTACAAGCCTG GAGATAAATTTGCAGATGTTGTTGGGAGTCCCTATTATGTTGCACCTGAGGTGCTTCTAAAATGCTATGGCCCAGAAGCTGATGTCTGGAGTGCCGGAGTAATTCTGTACATTTTGCTGTGTGGTGTGCCTCCGTTTTGGGCAG AAAGCGAATCAGGAATTTTCAAGCAGATTTTGCGAGGTAAGCTTGACTTGGAAACTGAACCATGGCCTAGTATCTCTGATAGTGCTAAAGATCTAGTTCGTAAGATGCTTATCCGTGATCCTACAAAGAGAGAGACTGCTCATGAGGTTCTGT GTCATCCATGGATTGTTGATGATTCTGTTGCACCTGACAAACCTATTGATTCTGCTGTTTTGTCAAGGCTGAAACACTTTTCTGCAATGAACAAGCTGAAGAAGATGGCATTGAGG GTCATTGCTGAAAGTCTATCTGAGGAGGAGATCGGTGGCTTAAAAGAGTTGTTTAAAATGATTGATACTGACAATAGTGGGACAATAACTTATGAAGAACTGAAGGATGGCTTGAAAAGGGTGGGATCCGATCTAATGGAACCTGAAATCCAGTCTTTGATGGATGCG GCTGATATTGACAACAGCGGATCCATCGACTATGGTGAATTCTTAGCAGCTACATTGCATGTGAATAAACTGGAGAGGGAGGAAAATTTGGTGTCAGCATTCGCATTCTTTGATAAAGATGGAAGTGGCTTTATAACGATTGATGAGCTCTCGCAAGCATGCGAGAAATTTGGCCTTTCTGACGTTCATCTTGAGGATATGATCAAGGATGTGGATCAAAATAAT GATGGACAAATTGATTACAGTGAGTTTGCGGCTatgatgagaaagggcaatgctggTGGCTCCAGTGGGACCAGTGGGGCTGTTGGGGCAGGAAGGAGAACCATGAGGAACAGCCTGCATGTGAATCTCGGCGAAATATTGAGGCCCGGTGGAACCACCTAA